GCCACCACCAGCAGGGGCGTGCGATGCGGGTGATGGTGGTGTGGTGCCCCGACTGGTCGGTGGTCGCCGCCCTCGACGAGGCAGGGCGCTCGCTGCGCGCGCCCGCAGCCGTGCTCGCCGCCAACGTGGTGGAGGTCTGCAACGGCCCGGCCCGTGCGGAGGGCGTACGTCGTGGCCACCGCCGCCGCGACGCCCAGTCGCGCTGCCCCGAGCTGCTGCTCCTGCCCGCCAACCCCGACCGCGACGCGCGCGCCTTCGAGCCGGTGCTGGCCACCGTCGAGGACCTGCGGCCGGGGGTCGCGGCCCTGCGGCCCGGTCTGCTCGCCGTCCGGGCACCCGGCAGCTGGTACGGCTCGGAGACCGACGCCGCCGCGACCACGTGCCAGGCGATCGTCGAGACCGGCGTCTGGGACGTGCGCATCGGCATCGCCGACGACCTGTTCACCGCCGAGCAGGCGGCCCGGACAGCAGACGTCCAGTCGTGGTCGGTCGTCCCGGACGGCGGCTCGGCGGCGTTCCTGCGCGGGCTGCCCGTCCAGGTCCTGCAGGACGACGGACCGCGGGGTCGCGAGCTCGTCGGGCTGCTGCAGCGCCTCGGCCTGCGCACGCTCGGCGACCTCGCCGACCTGCCCGGCGACGCCGTGGAGCACCGCCTCGGTGCCTACGGCGCCACGGTTCGGCGCCGGGCGCGCGGCGAGGACCGAGCCCTCTTCGCCGCCCGCACTCCCCCACCCGACCTGGAGGCGGAGGTGCCGTTCGAGCCGCCTCTGGAGTCGGTCGAGGCGATCACCTTCAGCGTCCGCACGACGACCGAGCGGTTCGTCGAGCAGCTCGCCCGCCACCAGCTCGTCGCCACCGCGGTGCGGGTCGAGGCGTGGGCGGACGGCGTCGTCTGCTCCTCGCGCGCGTGGCTGCACCCGCGCCACTTCACCGCGCGCGACCTCGTCGACCGGGTCCACTGGCAGCTGCAGTCGGCCGGCACGGTCGAGGGGTCGGTCGGCGCGCTCCGGGCGCGCAAGGACTCCGGGGCGGTCCGGGCGCCGGTCGAGCGGGTGCGGTTCGTCCCCGAGGTCGTGGAGCCGGCCGCGGCCCACGGGGAGGCGCTCTGGGGCACCGCGTCCGACGACCTGGTCGAGCGCGGCGTGGCCCGCGTGCAGGGCATGGTCGGCTTCGAGTCGGTGCGCCGGCCCGTCCTCCAGGGCGGACGCAGCCCCGCCGCCCGGCAGGCGCTGGTGCCGTGGGGCGAGCGTCCCGTCGACCTGCGTCCTCTCGACCGGCCGTGGCCGGGCAGGGTGCCGGGACCGGCGCCGGTCCGGGTGTTCGCCGCTCCCCCGGCCGCCGAGGTCGTGGACGACGCCGGCCACCTCGTCGCCGTCACCGACCGCGGCGTGGTCAGCGGCGAGCCGCGCCGCTTCCGCGTCGCCGGCGGCGTCCTGCCCTGGCAGCCGGTGACGGCCTGGGCGGGCCCGTGGCCCACCGACGAGGGGTGGTGGTCCGGCGGCGCCGGACCGACCGCACGGTTCCAGGTCGTCGGTGCCGACGGCCGCGCCTGGCTGCTCGTCCGCTCGCCGGAGGGCTGGTCCCTGGAGGCGGCCTATGACTGAGCCGACGCCGGGGCAGACCGTGGGCGAGGAGGGCTGATGGGCTGGAACAACCCCGCCATGCACTGGAAGGAGCTCGAGCGCCGGCTCAGCGGGCTCCCCGGCGCCGACGACGCCCCCGTCTCGCGACGCAAGCGCGCAGCTGTCGAGCCGCCGCGCATCGAGCGGCCCGCCCGGGTCACGCCCTACGCCGAGCTGCACTGCCACAGCCACTTCAGCTTCCTCGACGGAGCGAGCTCGCCCGCCGAGCTGGTCGAGGAGGCGGTCCGGCTCGGCCTGCACGCCCTGGCGATCACCGACCACGACGGCTTCCACGGTGCCCCGATGCTCGCCGAGGCGGCGGCCGCCCACGGCCTCCCCACGGTCTACGGCGCCGAGCTGTCGCTCGGGCTCAGCGGCCCGCAGAACGGCGTTCCCGACCCCGAGGGCAGCCACCTGCTGGTGCTGGCCCGCGGCGTCGAGGGCTACCACCGGCTCGCGGCCGCGATGACCGACGCGCACCTGCGCGGCGACGAGAAGGGCCGCCCGGTCTACGACCTCGACGAGCTCGGCGAGCAG
This genomic interval from Nocardioides palaemonis contains the following:
- a CDS encoding Y-family DNA polymerase translates to MRVMVVWCPDWSVVAALDEAGRSLRAPAAVLAANVVEVCNGPARAEGVRRGHRRRDAQSRCPELLLLPANPDRDARAFEPVLATVEDLRPGVAALRPGLLAVRAPGSWYGSETDAAATTCQAIVETGVWDVRIGIADDLFTAEQAARTADVQSWSVVPDGGSAAFLRGLPVQVLQDDGPRGRELVGLLQRLGLRTLGDLADLPGDAVEHRLGAYGATVRRRARGEDRALFAARTPPPDLEAEVPFEPPLESVEAITFSVRTTTERFVEQLARHQLVATAVRVEAWADGVVCSSRAWLHPRHFTARDLVDRVHWQLQSAGTVEGSVGALRARKDSGAVRAPVERVRFVPEVVEPAAAHGEALWGTASDDLVERGVARVQGMVGFESVRRPVLQGGRSPAARQALVPWGERPVDLRPLDRPWPGRVPGPAPVRVFAAPPAAEVVDDAGHLVAVTDRGVVSGEPRRFRVAGGVLPWQPVTAWAGPWPTDEGWWSGGAGPTARFQVVGADGRAWLLVRSPEGWSLEAAYD